In Juglans microcarpa x Juglans regia isolate MS1-56 chromosome 7D, Jm3101_v1.0, whole genome shotgun sequence, the following are encoded in one genomic region:
- the LOC121239391 gene encoding uncharacterized protein LOC121239391 — protein sequence MGLECEGYEDQFLAILTAIKAEHKKHWKNVSKKQRELNKLTWSLDTEGSSSRDMYGPNLDSTRVCLWEELVGIHSWWNVPWCIGGDFNVTRVPSESSGTRRGRPAMIEFSQCISDLNLVDFPLAGGSATWANNKTWSRLDRFLISPDWESHFPDVWQKRLPRISSDHWPILLDCGGIRGKLKALKRDLKLWNVQSLSDLGANKKGKLTEVQEIERIQEARSLTQDEVARKLLLGEELERIILLEEISWRQK from the exons ATGGGTTTGGAATGTGAAGGGTACGAAGACCAGTTTTTGGCAATACTAACGGCTATCAAAGCGGAGCACAAGAAACATTGGAAGAATGTTTCGAAAAAACAGCGGGAGCTTAATAAGCTGACATGGTCACTGGATACCGAGGGTAGCTCTAGCAGGG ATATGTATGGTCCAAATCTAGATAGCACCAGAGTTTGTTTGTGGGAAGAACTGGTCGGAATTCACAGTTGGTGGAACGTCCCTTGGTGTATAGGGGGAGACTTCAATGTCACTAGAGTCCCAAGCGAGTCTTCCGGTACTAGAAGAGGGCGGCCAGCTATGATAGAGTTCTCTCAGTGTATCTCGGACTTGAATTTGGTAGATTTTCCACTAGCTGGGGGTTCTGCCACGTGGGCAAATAATAAAACTTGGTCTCGATTGGATCGCTTTCTTATTTCACCTGATTGGGAGAGTCATTTTCCAGACGTTTGGCAAAAGCGTCTGCCTCGTATTAGCTCGGATCATTGGcctattttgcttgattgtgggGGTATCCGAG GTAAATTGAAAGCGCTAAAAAGAGATCTGAAGCTATGGAATGTGCAATCTTTAAGTGATCTAGGGGCAAATAAGAAGGGTAAGTTGACGGAGGTCCAAGAAATTGAGAGGATCCAAGAGGCTAGGTCCCTTACCCAAGATGAAGTAGCTCGAAAGTTGTTGTTGGGGGAGGAGCTTGAGAGAATTATCTTGCTAGAAGAGATTTCGTGGCGACAAAAATAA